The following coding sequences lie in one Saccharopolyspora hordei genomic window:
- a CDS encoding DsbA family protein yields the protein MTSTFAITWDYRCPFARNAHEHVLTGLAAGADWQVGFLPFSLGQAHVEEGQPSVWDQPGQDSGITALQAGVVVRDEYPEQFPAVHRALFAARHDEGLHLEDRSVVERVLSAHDVPADAVFERIDSGAALEQVRAEHEQYVASHDVWGVPTFIAGDQAVFVRLMDRAPAGADPQKSITAVERVVDLLTGWPELNEFKHTSIPR from the coding sequence ATGACGTCCACGTTCGCGATCACCTGGGACTACCGGTGCCCGTTCGCGCGCAACGCGCACGAGCACGTGCTCACCGGCCTGGCCGCAGGCGCCGACTGGCAGGTCGGCTTCCTGCCGTTCTCGCTCGGCCAGGCACACGTCGAGGAGGGACAGCCGAGCGTCTGGGACCAGCCCGGGCAGGACAGCGGGATCACCGCGCTGCAGGCGGGTGTCGTGGTCCGCGACGAGTACCCGGAGCAGTTCCCGGCCGTGCACCGGGCGCTGTTCGCCGCCCGCCACGACGAGGGCCTGCACCTGGAGGACCGGTCGGTGGTGGAGCGGGTGCTCAGCGCCCACGACGTGCCCGCCGACGCGGTGTTCGAACGCATCGACAGCGGTGCCGCGCTGGAGCAGGTGCGCGCGGAGCACGAGCAGTACGTCGCCTCGCACGACGTCTGGGGCGTGCCGACCTTCATCGCCGGTGACCAGGCGGTCTTCGTGCGCCTGATGGACCGGGCTCCGGCGGGGGCGGACCCGCAGAAGTCGATCACGGCGGTGGAGCGGGTGGTGGACCTGCTCACCGGCTGGCCCGAGCTCAACGAGTTCAAGCACACCTCCATCCCCCGCTGA
- a CDS encoding amino acid permease codes for MLVAVVPCVGFVVGAEIVTIAAAESTEPRRAVARAMRSIVLRVVAFSVLSVLVVVTLVPWDSPEVEVSPYTAALRALHVPGAATIMNALVLTAVLSRLNSALHTSSRMLFALTRRGGAPSGLTKLSRSGVPRRALLAGTVVGYLSVFAAYVSPDLVFAFLVNSCGAVALFVYVIIAVSQVRLRRQADPAQLPLTMWFFPWLSYLTIALVVVVIAAMAVLPDTRSQFWLSLVTLAVVLAGYEVRRRRAPTPAPPIGGADRP; via the coding sequence GGGGCGGAGATCGTCACCATCGCCGCCGCGGAGTCGACCGAACCGCGCCGCGCGGTGGCGAGGGCGATGCGCTCGATCGTCCTGCGCGTGGTCGCCTTCTCCGTGCTCTCGGTGCTGGTCGTGGTCACGCTGGTGCCGTGGGACTCCCCGGAGGTCGAGGTGAGCCCGTACACCGCCGCGCTGCGGGCGCTGCACGTCCCCGGTGCCGCGACGATCATGAACGCCCTCGTGCTGACCGCCGTGCTGTCCCGCCTGAACTCCGCGCTCCACACCTCGTCGCGGATGCTGTTCGCGCTGACCCGGCGGGGTGGTGCGCCGAGCGGGCTCACCAAGCTCAGCCGCAGCGGTGTGCCGCGCCGCGCGCTGCTGGCCGGGACCGTCGTCGGGTACCTGTCGGTGTTCGCCGCCTACGTCTCCCCCGACCTGGTCTTCGCGTTCCTGGTGAACTCCTGCGGCGCGGTGGCGCTGTTCGTGTACGTCATCATCGCGGTCTCGCAGGTGCGGTTGCGGCGGCAGGCCGACCCCGCGCAGCTGCCGCTGACGATGTGGTTCTTCCCCTGGCTGAGCTACCTGACCATCGCACTGGTGGTCGTGGTGATCGCCGCGATGGCGGTCCTGCCGGACACCCGGTCGCAGTTCTGGCTCAGCTTGGTCACCCTGGCGGTGGTGCTCGCCGGCTACGAGGTCCGCAGGCGACGGGCACCGACGCCCGCCCCACCGATCGGAGGTGCTGACCGGCCATGA